One Dokdonia sp. Dokd-P16 genomic window carries:
- a CDS encoding TAT-variant-translocated molybdopterin oxidoreductase, with protein sequence MSSNKKYWKSVDELQGDSSIEALRQNEFVQEIPTDEFLGDKETLEASETTRRDFLKYVGFSTAAASLAACEGPVIKSVPYVVQPEQIVPGVADYYATTIADGFDFASVLVKTREGRPIKIENNDLAKGGFGANARVHASVLGMYDTNRAQFPTAAGEEVSWSDIDKGVIGALQGGKKAVLLTQTFASPSTDKLIEEFKVKFPNVSHVAYDAAGEQFALDAFEMKYGFRALPDYDFAKADVIVAVGADFVGDWNGGGYDSAYGKKRVPKNGKMSKHFQFEANMSLSGANADVRVPSTPSQQKLIVQALAGGSVSGLPEGIKAKVAQARKALLAAGDSGLLITGVQDVATQKIALDFNAGKSVMDTAKPKMTRSGDARKMMQLVKDMNAGQVGTLIMAGVNPAYSLPNASEFTEGLKKVEVSVACSIRADETAALSTHIAPVPHYLESWGDVQIKMGEVSLQQPTIKEIFNTRQFQQSLLTWMGEDKTYYEYLKDTMTSAGLPFNKSVQAGVVETNAFAKAVTPSNTSITSDAGLSSTLQEGTGDFELTLYTMTSMGDGTQANNPWLQEMPDPLTRCTWDNYLTMSEADAKEKGLWFDRSTFFTEARHNANGGLNGHYANVTVNGVTLENVPVMIQPGQAKGSVGLAVGYGRKNGIQEEMQTGVNAFPLMQNFQTTQKVSIEKVGGVHEFASVQLHNTLMGRGDIVKETTLEIFNTKDKHSWNVMPEVSKGHIEYEVTSPEVDLWDEFDRSIGHHFNLAIDLNACTGCGACVIACHAENNVPVVGKSEIRRSRDMHWLRIDRYYSSEETFELDDTKKNDFSGLGGDQGSLGGFGELEDPAANPQVAFQPIMCQHCNHAPCETVCPVAASAHGKQGQNHMTYNRCVGTRYCANNCPYKVRRFNWFLYNGNDEFDYHMNNDLGRMVINPDVTVRSRGVMEKCSMCIQMTQKTILDAKRDGRKVKDGEFATACSNACTSGALAFGDINDKESEIETLRTDDRMYHLLEHVGTKPNVFYQTMVRNTEEA encoded by the coding sequence GGAAAAGTGTCGATGAGCTCCAAGGGGACTCATCTATCGAGGCGCTAAGACAGAATGAGTTTGTACAAGAAATTCCGACAGATGAATTTTTAGGTGATAAGGAAACCCTTGAGGCTTCAGAAACTACACGTCGTGATTTCTTGAAGTATGTAGGTTTCTCTACTGCCGCAGCTTCCCTCGCAGCTTGTGAAGGTCCTGTTATTAAATCTGTTCCTTACGTAGTGCAGCCAGAGCAAATTGTTCCTGGTGTAGCAGACTATTATGCAACAACAATTGCAGATGGTTTTGACTTTGCAAGTGTTCTTGTAAAGACACGTGAAGGTCGCCCTATTAAGATTGAAAATAACGATCTAGCTAAAGGTGGTTTTGGAGCAAATGCTCGTGTTCATGCATCTGTTTTAGGAATGTATGATACTAATCGTGCGCAGTTCCCTACTGCTGCTGGTGAAGAAGTTTCTTGGTCAGATATAGATAAGGGTGTTATAGGTGCACTTCAAGGAGGAAAGAAGGCGGTGTTGCTTACGCAAACATTTGCAAGTCCTTCTACAGATAAACTTATAGAAGAGTTTAAAGTTAAGTTTCCTAATGTATCGCACGTAGCGTACGATGCTGCTGGGGAACAATTTGCTTTGGATGCTTTTGAAATGAAATACGGTTTCCGTGCATTACCGGATTATGACTTTGCTAAGGCAGATGTTATAGTTGCTGTAGGTGCAGACTTTGTAGGAGATTGGAATGGTGGTGGATATGATTCTGCTTACGGTAAGAAGCGTGTTCCTAAAAATGGAAAGATGTCTAAGCATTTCCAGTTTGAGGCAAACATGTCTCTTTCTGGTGCAAATGCAGATGTACGTGTACCATCTACACCATCACAACAAAAATTAATAGTACAAGCTCTTGCTGGTGGTTCTGTATCTGGTTTGCCAGAAGGAATAAAGGCAAAAGTTGCTCAAGCTCGTAAGGCATTACTTGCGGCTGGAGATAGCGGACTTCTTATAACAGGAGTTCAGGACGTGGCAACTCAGAAAATAGCGCTAGATTTTAATGCTGGTAAGTCTGTAATGGACACTGCTAAGCCTAAGATGACTCGCTCTGGAGATGCGCGCAAGATGATGCAGCTTGTAAAAGATATGAATGCTGGGCAAGTAGGAACTCTTATTATGGCGGGTGTAAACCCAGCATATAGTTTACCTAATGCTTCAGAATTTACAGAAGGGCTTAAGAAGGTAGAAGTTTCAGTTGCTTGTTCTATAAGAGCAGACGAGACTGCAGCTTTGTCTACACATATAGCTCCTGTGCCACATTACCTAGAATCTTGGGGAGATGTGCAGATTAAAATGGGAGAGGTAAGCCTTCAGCAACCTACGATAAAAGAAATTTTCAACACACGTCAATTTCAACAGAGTTTGTTGACTTGGATGGGTGAGGATAAAACATATTACGAGTATCTTAAGGATACAATGACTTCGGCTGGACTTCCTTTTAATAAGTCTGTTCAAGCTGGTGTTGTTGAGACTAACGCTTTCGCGAAAGCGGTTACACCTTCAAATACATCAATCACTTCAGATGCTGGGTTGTCTAGCACATTACAAGAAGGTACTGGTGATTTTGAATTGACGTTGTACACAATGACATCAATGGGTGACGGTACACAGGCAAACAACCCTTGGTTGCAAGAAATGCCTGATCCGTTAACACGTTGTACTTGGGATAACTACTTGACAATGTCTGAGGCAGATGCCAAAGAGAAAGGATTGTGGTTTGATAGAAGTACATTCTTTACAGAAGCACGTCACAATGCAAATGGTGGTCTTAATGGTCATTATGCAAATGTTACTGTAAACGGTGTTACCTTAGAGAATGTTCCTGTAATGATCCAGCCGGGTCAGGCTAAAGGGTCAGTGGGGCTTGCAGTAGGGTATGGTCGTAAAAATGGAATTCAAGAGGAGATGCAAACGGGTGTAAATGCATTCCCGTTAATGCAGAACTTCCAGACAACTCAAAAAGTATCTATTGAAAAAGTAGGTGGTGTACATGAATTTGCATCTGTGCAACTTCATAATACATTGATGGGTCGTGGTGATATTGTAAAAGAAACTACACTTGAAATCTTTAATACAAAAGATAAGCACTCTTGGAATGTAATGCCAGAAGTGAGTAAAGGTCATATAGAGTATGAAGTAACTTCACCAGAAGTTGATCTTTGGGATGAATTTGATCGTTCTATTGGGCATCACTTCAATCTTGCTATTGACCTGAATGCATGTACCGGTTGTGGTGCTTGTGTTATTGCTTGTCACGCAGAGAACAACGTTCCTGTTGTAGGTAAGTCAGAAATACGTCGTAGTCGTGATATGCACTGGTTACGTATTGATAGATATTACTCTTCTGAGGAGACGTTTGAGCTTGATGATACTAAGAAAAATGATTTTAGTGGTTTAGGTGGTGATCAAGGTTCTCTTGGAGGATTTGGTGAGCTAGAAGATCCAGCGGCAAACCCACAGGTTGCTTTCCAGCCTATCATGTGTCAGCACTGTAACCACGCACCATGTGAAACAGTTTGTCCGGTTGCAGCATCTGCACACGGTAAGCAAGGTCAAAACCACATGACGTACAACCGTTGTGTAGGTACTAGATATTGTGCAAATAACTGTCCATATAAAGTGCGTCGTTTTAACTGGTTCCTATATAATGGGAATGATGAGTTTGATTACCACATGAATAACGACCTTGGTCGTATGGTAATTAACCCAGACGTAACAGTTCGTTCACGAGGAGTTATGGAGAAATGTTCTATGTGTATTCAAATGACACAGAAAACTATTCTTGATGCAAAGCGTGATGGACGTAAAGTAAAAGACGGAGAGTTTGCTACAGCTTGCTCTAACGCTTGTACAAGTGGAGCTCTTGCCTTTGGAGATATAAACGATAAGGAGAGTGAAATTGAAACGCTTAGAACAGATGATCGTATGTATCACTTGCTCGAGCATGTAGGAACAAAACCTAATGTATTCTACCAGACAATGGTACGTAATACAGAAGAAGCATAA
- a CDS encoding DUF3341 domain-containing protein, producing MASTVIHAIYTDDDVLMNAVKEVKKKHLHINDIFTPFPVHGLDKAMGLAPTRLAITAFLYGCVGITVATVMMNFIMIEDWPQNIGGKPSFSYIENMPAFVPIMFELTVFFAAHLMVITFYLRSKLWPFKKAENPDVRTTDDHFLMEIDATGKDGEELANFLVTTGAVEINLIANEA from the coding sequence ATGGCATCTACAGTTATACACGCAATATACACGGATGATGACGTTCTTATGAACGCTGTTAAGGAAGTAAAGAAGAAGCATCTTCATATCAATGATATCTTTACTCCATTCCCTGTACACGGACTTGATAAGGCTATGGGTCTTGCACCTACTCGTCTTGCTATAACAGCATTTCTTTACGGATGTGTTGGAATTACAGTAGCGACAGTAATGATGAACTTTATAATGATTGAAGACTGGCCACAGAACATTGGTGGTAAACCTTCTTTTAGCTACATTGAGAACATGCCAGCATTTGTGCCTATCATGTTTGAACTTACAGTATTTTTTGCTGCCCACTTGATGGTAATAACTTTTTATTTAAGAAGTAAATTATGGCCATTCAAAAAAGCTGAAAATCCAGATGTACGTACTACAGATGATCACTTTCTTATGGAGATTGATGCCACTGGTAAAGATGGAGAGGAGCTCGCAAACTTTTTAGTTACGACTGGAGCCGTAGAGATTAATTTAATTGCAAACGAAGCATAA
- a CDS encoding c-type cytochrome has product MKNIFKIAVLLIAFASVISCQDDNKPNYQYMPNMYESVGYETYGKYEVFPDGYEALEPAEGSVMRGWMPYDFENTPEGKASAKANLKNPLPLTEDNYVKGNELYNIYCSICHGVKGDGKGNLAKREKILGVPAYNDAGRAITEGSVYHVMYYGINSMGSYASQMTEDELWMVDHYVMGLKDALDGKPQKEFTASEIISEMTEGKIDVDLNEGAVDAIPGPESEPMNAQGHE; this is encoded by the coding sequence ATGAAGAATATATTTAAAATAGCTGTTTTGTTAATTGCCTTTGCAAGTGTAATCTCTTGCCAAGATGATAATAAACCTAACTATCAGTATATGCCTAATATGTATGAATCTGTAGGTTATGAGACTTATGGTAAGTACGAGGTTTTTCCTGATGGTTATGAAGCACTAGAACCAGCAGAGGGATCTGTAATGAGAGGTTGGATGCCTTACGATTTTGAAAATACTCCAGAAGGTAAAGCTTCCGCGAAAGCGAATTTGAAAAATCCACTTCCTCTTACAGAAGATAATTATGTGAAGGGTAACGAACTTTATAATATTTACTGTTCAATCTGTCACGGAGTTAAAGGTGATGGTAAAGGGAATCTCGCAAAACGCGAAAAGATTTTAGGAGTGCCTGCTTACAATGATGCTGGTAGAGCTATTACTGAAGGTAGTGTATACCATGTTATGTATTATGGTATTAACTCTATGGGGTCCTATGCATCTCAAATGACAGAAGATGAACTTTGGATGGTTGATCATTATGTAATGGGTCTTAAAGACGCATTAGATGGTAAGCCACAGAAGGAATTTACAGCCTCTGAAATTATCTCTGAGATGACTGAGGGTAAAATTGATGTTGATTTAAACGAGGGTGCAGTAGATGCAATTCCTGGTCCAGAATCAGAGCCAATGAATGCTCAAGGTCACGAATAA
- the nrfD gene encoding NrfD/PsrC family molybdoenzyme membrane anchor subunit, giving the protein MMAHYEAPIRRPLVTGDKTYHDVTLDIVAPVEGRANKSWWIVFSIALVAFLWGIGCIIYTVTNGIGSWGLNKTVGWAWDITNFVWWVGIGHAGTLISAVLLLFRQKWRMAINRSAEAMTIFSVVQAGLFPIIHMGRPWLAYWVLPIPNQFGSLWVNFNSPLLWDVFAISTYLSVSLVFWWTGLLPDFAMIRDRAVKPFQKKIYSLLAFGWSGRAKDWQRFEEVSLVLAGLATPLVLSVHTIVSFDFATSVIPGWHTTIFPPYFVAGAVFSGFAMVNTLLIIMRKVVSLENYITVQHIELMNIVIMITGSIVGVAYITELFMAWYSGVEYEQYAFLNRATGPYAWAYWSMMICNVFSPQFMWFPKLRRSIMFSFIISIVVNIGMWFERFVIIVTSLHRDYLPSSWTMFSPTFVDIGIFIGTIGFFFVLFLLYARTFPVIAQAEVKTIMKSSGERYKKLRESGQSLVGTGADPRTSGGPVKINLDGAYIAKPQELSKGETVIAEDNHGAASLTDRLGSFDAATQKADDLKVINGIGPKMEEKLNVLGIYTYEQVSRMTSNEYTLLDNLTGSFPGRAERDDWAGQANNLK; this is encoded by the coding sequence ATTATGGCGCATTACGAAGCACCTATACGAAGACCACTAGTTACCGGAGATAAAACTTATCACGATGTAACTTTAGATATAGTCGCTCCTGTTGAAGGACGAGCTAATAAATCATGGTGGATCGTATTCTCTATCGCACTTGTTGCTTTCTTATGGGGAATAGGCTGTATTATCTATACTGTAACAAACGGTATTGGTAGTTGGGGCCTAAACAAAACCGTAGGATGGGCTTGGGACATTACCAACTTTGTATGGTGGGTAGGAATCGGGCACGCAGGAACATTGATATCTGCGGTACTATTATTATTCCGTCAGAAGTGGCGTATGGCAATTAACCGCTCGGCAGAGGCGATGACTATCTTCTCTGTAGTACAAGCTGGTTTGTTCCCTATTATCCACATGGGGCGTCCATGGCTAGCGTATTGGGTGTTACCTATACCTAACCAATTTGGTTCTCTATGGGTAAACTTTAACTCGCCGCTACTTTGGGATGTATTTGCAATATCTACATATCTTTCTGTATCACTAGTGTTCTGGTGGACTGGATTGCTTCCAGATTTTGCAATGATTCGTGATAGAGCTGTAAAGCCTTTCCAAAAGAAGATTTATAGTCTACTAGCCTTCGGTTGGTCTGGTAGAGCAAAAGATTGGCAGCGTTTTGAAGAAGTATCATTGGTACTTGCAGGTCTTGCAACACCACTAGTACTCTCTGTACACACGATTGTATCTTTTGACTTCGCAACTTCGGTTATACCTGGATGGCACACCACTATTTTCCCTCCTTATTTTGTTGCGGGAGCTGTTTTCTCTGGTTTTGCCATGGTAAATACGCTTCTTATCATAATGCGTAAGGTTGTGAGTTTAGAAAACTATATAACAGTACAGCACATTGAACTTATGAACATCGTAATTATGATTACAGGTTCTATAGTAGGTGTTGCTTATATTACTGAGTTGTTTATGGCTTGGTACTCTGGTGTAGAGTATGAGCAGTATGCATTCTTAAACAGAGCAACTGGACCTTATGCTTGGGCATATTGGAGTATGATGATATGTAATGTATTCTCTCCTCAATTTATGTGGTTCCCAAAATTGAGAAGATCTATAATGTTCTCTTTCATTATATCAATTGTAGTAAATATTGGAATGTGGTTTGAGCGTTTCGTGATTATTGTAACTTCACTTCACCGTGATTACTTACCATCATCATGGACGATGTTCTCACCTACATTTGTAGATATAGGTATCTTTATAGGTACTATAGGTTTCTTCTTTGTATTGTTCTTATTATATGCTCGTACTTTCCCGGTGATTGCACAAGCAGAAGTAAAGACAATTATGAAGTCTTCTGGAGAACGTTACAAGAAATTACGTGAGTCAGGACAATCATTAGTAGGTACAGGAGCAGACCCTCGTACATCTGGTGGACCTGTAAAAATTAATCTTGATGGTGCATACATTGCAAAGCCACAAGAATTATCTAAAGGGGAAACTGTTATCGCTGAAGATAATCATGGTGCTGCATCATTAACTGACCGTCTAGGTTCATTTGATGCTGCAACACAGAAAGCAGACGATCTTAAAGTCATTAATGGTATAGGTCCTAAAATGGAGGAGAAGCTTAATGTGCTTGGTATTTATACTTATGAGCAAGTGAGCAGAATGACTTCTAATGAGTATACGTTACTTGATAATCTAACTGGATCATTTCCTGGTCGTGCAGAGCGCGATGACTGGGCTGGTCAAGCTAACAATCTTAAATAA
- a CDS encoding quinol:cytochrome C oxidoreductase: MYTLSKNLKLSAIIFMVVGALLFAVDAMYMPSSIADIEAMHAGDDHGESHDTAVSGEGHEAHEAIATAKGHGDDHAVASHQAEEGHAMSEAEHNQHLLDGYKNKPWSAVYVAAFFFFMISLGCLAFYAVQYASQAGWSPLLLRVMEGITGYLLPGSIIMLILLALSGFHFNHIFHWMADGITDPTSENYDKLIAGKSDWLNVPWLLIRAVIFIAGWNAYRFFAVKFSKEQDEATDNRSHKKSFKLAALFLVFFLYTESMMSWDWIMSIDPHWFSTLFGWYVLAGMMVCGITTIALITMILKGAGYLQSVNDSHIHDLAKFMFGFSIFWTYLWFSQFMLIWYSNIPEEVTYYIQRIEDYNLPFFGMLIMNFLFPLLILMNSDFKRVNWFVVMAGIVILLGHYVDIYNMVMPGTVGQAWSFGFVELGSLMFFFGLFVLIVFTSLTKRPLEPKRNPLIEESKHFHY; this comes from the coding sequence ATGTACACATTATCTAAGAACTTAAAATTATCAGCTATCATTTTTATGGTAGTAGGGGCGTTATTATTTGCAGTAGATGCGATGTATATGCCTTCGTCAATAGCAGATATTGAAGCTATGCACGCTGGTGATGATCACGGAGAGAGTCATGATACAGCAGTATCTGGCGAAGGTCATGAGGCACACGAGGCTATAGCTACCGCAAAAGGTCACGGTGATGATCATGCAGTTGCTAGTCATCAAGCTGAAGAAGGTCATGCAATGAGCGAAGCTGAACATAATCAACACCTTTTAGATGGATATAAGAACAAGCCATGGTCTGCAGTATATGTAGCGGCATTCTTTTTCTTTATGATTTCATTAGGGTGTCTAGCGTTTTACGCTGTTCAATATGCATCACAAGCTGGATGGTCTCCTTTATTGCTTAGAGTGATGGAAGGTATTACTGGGTATTTGTTACCTGGGAGTATTATCATGTTGATTTTGTTAGCTCTTTCTGGTTTTCATTTCAACCATATCTTCCACTGGATGGCAGATGGTATTACAGATCCAACTAGTGAAAACTATGATAAATTAATTGCTGGTAAATCAGATTGGTTAAATGTACCATGGTTATTGATTAGAGCTGTTATATTTATTGCAGGTTGGAATGCATATAGATTCTTTGCTGTAAAGTTTTCTAAAGAACAAGACGAAGCAACAGATAACAGATCACATAAAAAGTCATTTAAACTTGCCGCGCTATTTTTAGTATTCTTTTTATACACTGAATCAATGATGTCATGGGATTGGATTATGTCTATAGACCCACACTGGTTTAGTACGTTATTTGGATGGTATGTACTTGCAGGAATGATGGTGTGTGGTATTACAACTATCGCTTTAATAACTATGATACTTAAAGGTGCTGGTTATTTACAGAGTGTAAATGATAGTCACATTCATGACCTTGCTAAATTTATGTTTGGATTTAGTATTTTCTGGACATACTTATGGTTCTCTCAGTTCATGCTTATTTGGTATTCAAACATTCCGGAAGAAGTAACATACTACATACAGCGTATAGAAGATTATAACTTACCATTCTTCGGAATGCTTATAATGAACTTCTTATTCCCATTACTAATACTAATGAACAGTGACTTCAAACGTGTAAACTGGTTCGTTGTTATGGCTGGTATTGTTATCTTATTAGGTCACTATGTGGATATATATAACATGGTTATGCCTGGTACAGTTGGGCAAGCTTGGTCATTTGGATTTGTAGAGTTAGGATCACTTATGTTCTTCTTTGGATTATTTGTATTGATTGTATTTACATCGCTTACAAAACGTCCATTAGAGCCTAAGCGCAATCCACTTATTGAAGAAAGTAAACACTTTCATTATTAG
- a CDS encoding cytochrome c oxidase subunit II encodes MTGLLALIVVILFVVTLWQMSKIFKLSQFNKKTNSETAQVADDKDNRINGKLMLWFAVVFYFIMAYCFIYYSKFYLPEASSEHGADYDYLLFISLALIMFVQVITQALLHYFAYKYSGKKGQRALFYADNDKLEFIWTIIPVIVLAGLIIYGLFTWSDIMNFEEDEDAIVVELYAKRFGWQARYAGEDNTLGNANVRFIEGANTVGVDESDADAMDDKITTELHLPVGRQVIFKLRSQDVLHSAYMPHFRAQMNVVPGMITQFSFTPSKTTAEIRDTDYMKDKMATIKDIRKEKNKHSIAAGDGPIDAYDEFDYYLLCNKICGASHYNMQMKIVVETQEEYDAWIAEQKTFGSSLATAQE; translated from the coding sequence ATGACAGGTTTATTAGCACTCATCGTAGTAATTCTATTTGTAGTCACGCTTTGGCAAATGTCGAAGATCTTTAAACTATCACAGTTTAATAAGAAGACTAATAGCGAAACGGCTCAAGTAGCAGACGACAAAGACAATCGTATCAATGGTAAATTGATGCTCTGGTTTGCAGTTGTATTTTATTTTATAATGGCATACTGTTTTATCTATTACAGTAAGTTTTATTTACCAGAGGCATCATCAGAGCATGGTGCAGATTATGACTATTTATTATTCATATCTCTTGCTCTTATCATGTTTGTGCAGGTAATTACACAGGCTTTACTTCATTATTTCGCATATAAGTACAGCGGAAAAAAAGGACAGCGTGCTTTATTTTATGCAGACAATGATAAATTAGAGTTTATCTGGACAATAATTCCAGTAATCGTTCTTGCAGGTTTAATCATATATGGTCTTTTTACTTGGTCAGATATTATGAATTTTGAGGAGGATGAAGATGCCATCGTAGTAGAGCTTTATGCAAAACGTTTTGGATGGCAAGCTAGATATGCTGGAGAGGATAATACCTTAGGTAATGCAAATGTAAGATTCATTGAAGGAGCAAATACTGTCGGAGTAGATGAGAGTGATGCAGATGCAATGGATGATAAGATTACTACAGAATTACACCTTCCTGTAGGACGTCAAGTGATTTTTAAGCTACGTTCTCAAGATGTACTTCACTCGGCATACATGCCACACTTTAGAGCACAAATGAACGTTGTGCCTGGTATGATTACTCAGTTTTCATTTACACCTTCAAAAACCACTGCTGAAATACGCGATACGGACTACATGAAGGATAAGATGGCTACTATTAAAGATATTAGAAAAGAGAAAAACAAGCACTCTATTGCAGCTGGAGACGGTCCAATAGATGCATATGACGAATTTGACTATTACTTGCTATGTAATAAGATTTGTGGAGCTTCGCATTACAACATGCAGATGAAGATTGTTGTTGAGACCCAAGAAGAGTACGATGCTTGGATCGCAGAACAAAAGACATTTGGTAGTTCTTTAGCAACAGCTCAAGAGTAA